The stretch of DNA CATCCCGCGCAACGCCGAGCCCCGCACCGGGCTTTCGATGGGCGAGCACGCCGCCGTGACCGCCCAGGCGTGGGGCGTCACGCGCGAGGCGCAGGACGAACTGGCCGCCGCCAGCCACCAGCGGCTTGCCGCCGCGTACGACAGGGGGTTCCTCGACGGTCTTGTCGTGCCCTTCCGGGGGCTTGAGCGGGATCAGAATCTGCGGCCCGGGTCGAGCGTCGAGAAGCTGGGGAAGCTGACGCCCGTCTTCGGGGTGAAGGGGCCTGCGAAGGGTCCTGCGAAGGTCCCCAACCCCACCATGACCGCCGGGAATTCGACCCCCCTGACCGACGGGGCCGCCGTCGCCCTGCTCGCGAGCGAGGAGTGGGCGGGGGCTCGTGGGCTCGAACCCCTTGCCTATCTGACCGCGTACGAGACCGCCGCCGTCGACTTCGTCGGCGGTGACGTCGCCGGTGGCGAGGACGGGCTGCTGATGGCGCCCGCTTACGCCGTGCCGCGGATGCTGGAGCGGGTGGGGCTCGGGCTCGCGGACTTCGACTTCGTCGAGATCCACGAGGCGTTCGCCTCGCAGGTGCTTGCCACGTTGGCCGCCTGGGAGAAGCGGGGGCTCGGCGTCGTGGACCGGGAGCGGCTCAACGTCGCCGGGTCCTCGCTCGCCACGGGGCATCCGTTCGCCGCTACCGGTGCGCGGATCGTTGCCACGTTGGCGAAGCTGCTGGCCGAGCGGGGGGCTCCTGGGCGTGGGCTGATCTCGATCTGTGCCGCGGGTGGGCAGGGGGTGACGGCGATTCTGGAGCGGTAGTCGCCCGCGTGGGTGGGGCGGGTTCTTTCCCCAAGCCCGCCCCTTCCCGAAACCGGCTGCGCCGGGGCCTTGCGCACCGTCATCACCGGCCTCTCCGAGTTCGTCCTCAAACTCCCCCAAGCTCTTAAGGAGCAGGGGGCCCCCACGACGGGCTGGAAAATCCACCCCCCTCCTACAAGGAGTCCCGCCCATGCCCCCCATCACCCCCCAGCCCGCTCTCGTAGAACCCCACCTGCGCCACCTCGACGGCGTCGTACGCGAAGTCTCCGTGCCGCCGTTCGCCTCCGTCGTCAGCAGTGGGTCCCTCGCCGACATCCCCTTCGACAACGCCCGTGAAGCCCCCACCGAAGCCGTGCTCTCCCGCAAGGGCGAGGGCGGGCGGTGGCGGGATGTCACGGCCGCCGAGTTCGCCGGTGAAGTCCTCGCCGTCGCCAAGGGGTTGATCGCCGAAGGGCTCGCCCCGGGCGACCGGCTCGCCATCATGGCGCGTACGACGTACGAGTGGACGCTGCTCGACTTCGCAGGCTGGGCGGCGGGGCTCGTCACCGTGCCCGTCTATCCGACCTCCTCCGCCTATCAGACCCGGTGGATACTCCAGGACTCCGGCGCCGTCGCCCTCGCCGTCGAGACCTCGGCGCTCGCCGCCTCGCTCGGGCCCGAGCGCGACCGGATGCCCGACCTGGCGCATCTGTGGACCTTCGAGAAGGGGGACGTGCGGCGGCTCGCCGAGCTGGGGCGGAAGGCGGGGATCTCCGATGTCGAAGTGGAGGGCAGGCGGGCCGAGTTGGGGCCCGACTCCGTGGCCACGCTCATCTACACCTCCGGGACCACCGGGCGCCCCAAGGGCTGCGTCCTGACCCACGGCAACTTCTTCGCCGAAGTCGACAACGCCATCGAGCTGCTCCACCCCGTCTTCAAGTCCGTCAGCAAGGAGCCCGCCTCCACGCTGCTCTTCCTGCCGCTCTCCCATGTCTTCGGGCGCATGGTCGCCGTCGGCTGTCTGCGCGCGCGGGTGCGGCTCGGGCACGCGCCCAGCATTCAGACCGAGGATCTGCTGGGCGATCTGGGCGGGTTCAAGCCCACCTTCCTGCTCGCCATCCCGTATGTGCTCGAGAAGGTCTTCAATACCGGGCGTGCTACCGCCGAGAAGATGGGCCGCGCCTCCTCCTTCGACCGCGCCGCCCGCATCGCCGTCCGCTACGGCGAGGCGGTCGAGGCGGAGCAGCACGGCACGGGCCCCGGGCCGGCCTTCGGGCTGCGGCTGGCCCGCGCGCTGTACGACCCGCTCGTCTACCGGCGGATCCGCGCTGCCCTCGGCGGCAAGGTGCGGTACGCGATCTGCGGCGGCTCACCGCTGGGGCGCCGGCTCGCCGCGTTCTACGCGGGGGCGGGCATCGAGATCTTCGAGGGGTACGGGCTGACCGAGACCACCGCCGCCGCGACCGTGACCCCGCCGCTGAAGCCGAAGCTCGGGACGGTGGGGTGGCCGCTGCCGGGCACGCGCGTGCGGATCGCGGACGACGGTGAGGTGCTGCTCGCCGGAGGGCAGGTCTTCGGCGGGTACTGGGACGGGCAGGCCGGGCGTGCGGTGCCCGCGAAGGGTGAGTGGTTCGCGACCGGGGACATCGGCGCCCTCGACGCCGACGGATACCTCTCCATCACCGGGCGCAAGAAGGACATCCTCATCACCACCGGCGGCAAGAACGTGGCGCCCGCCCCGCTGGAGGACTGGCTGCGCGCCCACCCGCTGGTCGGCCAGTGCATGGTCGTCGGCGACGACCGGCCCTACATCACCGCCCTGCTCACCCTTGAGGCGGACGGCATCGCTCACTGGTGCCGCATGAAGAAGAAGGTGCTCACGGAGCACACGGGCCTGGCCGCTCTGGTGGATGACGCCGATCTGCGCGAGACCTTGCAGCGTGCCGTCGACGAGGCCAACAAGCTCGTCTCGCGGGCCGAGTCCATCCGGCGGTTCGCCGTGCTTCCCGTGGACTTCACGGAGGCGAGCGGCCATCTGACCCCGTCCCTGAAGCTGAAGCGGGACGCCATCGAGCGGGACTTCGCGGAGGAGATCGAGGGGCTCTACGGCCACGGACGGTAGTGGCCACGCGCGGTAGCGAATGTCACTCACTGTCACCTGAACGGGCGGGGCCGCTGCCCCGCGCTTAGGGTGATCGAGGGGCAGACCCAGGGAGGTTGCCGTGCGTGGAGCTGTTGCACTCGCCGGCGTGACAGCGCTGGCCGTCATGGGGACAGGGGCCTGGCTGCCGGGCACGGAAGCCGGGCTGCCTGGCACGGACGCCGGGCTGCCGACCGAGAGCGAGGCGCCCGAGAGCGAGGCGCCCCAGAGCGACGCGGCCGAGAGCGCGGCCGACGCCCCTTCGCCCACCCCTTCGCCCAACCTCTCCCGCTACTACACGCAGAAGATCAAATGGGGCGCCTGCGAGGGAGACGGGGCGGGTCTCATGTCCGAGACCGACGCCACCGCCGTCCCCAAGGACAAGAGCATCCAGTGCGGCAAGATCACCGTCCCCCTCGACTACGCGAAACCCGGGCGCGGCACGGTCAAGCTGGCCATGATCCGCATCAAGTCCAGCGGCAAGCCCCGTGGCTCGCTCCTGCTGAACTTCGGTGGGCCCGGCGGCGCCGGAGTCTCCGGTCTGCTCAGCTCGCAGAAGGAGTTCGAGTATCTCGGCAAGGGGTACGACGTGGTCTCCTTCGACCCCCGTGGTGTGGGCGAGAGTTCGCCCGTCAGCTGCGGGGACGCGGGTGCCGAGGAGCCGCAGATGGAGGGGGACTCCGATGACCCCGGTGCCGTACTGGACGAGATGCGCAAGATCGCCGAAGCGTGCAAGAAGAAGTCCGGGCCCGTCCTTCCGTACGTCGGGACCGTCAACGTCTCGCGCGACCTGGACGTCATGCGCCAGGTGCTCGGCGACAAGAAACTCAACTACCTGGGCTTCTCGTACGGGACGCGGCTCGGCGCCGTCTACGCCGCCCAGTTCCCGAAGAACGTCGGGCGCATGGTCCTCGACGGTGTGGACACGCTGACCGAGGACGTCGCGGAGCAGGCCCTGGTGAGCGCGGAGGGACGGCAGACCGCCCTCGACAACTTCATCAACTGGTGCACGGACAACGCCGGTTGTGTGCTCGGCACGGACTCCCGTGCGGCACGCGACAACATGGCCGAAGTGATCAAGGGGCTCGACAGGTACCCGCTCCAGTCGTCGGACGGCGCGGAGTTCACCGGCCAGGACGTCGTGGACGTACTCGGCCAGGCGCTCTACAGCAGGCAGTCGTGGCCCGCGCTCTCGCAGGCACTCGGCGCGCTGCTCGCGGACGGTGACCCCAGGGCTCTGCTGCGGATGAGCGGGTCCTTGGCCCACCAGAACCCCGGCAGCGGACTCGCGGGGGTGCGCGGGCGGGCGCCGGAGGACGTTCCCGCCGACAACATGGCCGCCGCGCTGATGGCCGTGAACTGCGCCGACGACCCGGACCGGCCCGACGCGAAGAGCCTGGAGAAGGAGGTCGGCAAGCTCCAGGCGGAGTTCGAGTCGACGTCAGCGATCTTCGGGCAGTCGATGCTGATGCCGGTCCTCTTCTGCTACGGGCGGCCCGCCGGTACGGACTACATCCGCGATGACGTACGCGACGTGAAGAGCCCCGACTTCCTCCTCGTCGGCACCCGGGGCGACCCGGCCACGCCGTACCGCTGGACCGAGGAGACCGCGAAGCGGCTCGGCTCGGCGGCGGTCGTCCTGGACAACAAGGGCGACGGGCACACCGGTTACGCCGGGTCGAAGTGCGTGCGGGAGAAGGTGGACGGGTTCCTGCTGTACGGGGAGATGCCGAGGAACGGGAGTTCCTGCGGGGCGGACGAGGAGGACTAGCGCCCGCCGGTGCCGGAGGCCGCCCTGCGGTTACCGTTCCCGCATGCGCCGACAAGCCGAACAAGATGCCGCCACTCCCGGTCCCGTAACCCCCGATGACCTCGACCGGGTCGTCCAGCTCGCCCTCGCTACCCTCCGTGAGGCGCCCCCGGCCGCCTGGGACGGCAAGGCGGGGTCGCTGGAGTGGGACTGCTGGGAGACCGTGGAGCACCTCGCCGACGACCTCTTCGCGTACGCCGCTCAACTCGGCCCGCGACAGCTGCCCTTGGAGGGCGAGGTGCCCTTCATCTGGGAGTCCCGCAGGCCCGGAGGGCCCGCCAACGCCATTCACGCGGACCGGGCCGCGGGCCCAGCCGGGCTGCTTCAGGTCCTTGAGGCGAGCGGGGCACTGCTGATCGCCATGGTGCGAACCGCGCCCCCGGAGGCCCGCTCCTATCACGGCTACGGGATATCCGACCCGGAGGGATTCGCCGCGATGGGGGCAGTGGAGGCCCTCGTCCACGCGTACGACCTCGCCGAGGGCCTTGGCCTTGAGTGGGCGCCGCCCGCCGACGTGTGCGCCCGGGTCCTCCACCGCCTGTTCCCCGACGTCCCCTCCGGCGAGGAGCCCTGGCCGACGCTGTTGTGGGCGACGGGGCGGGGCGAGCTGCCGGGGGAGGCGCGGCGTACGTCCTGGCGGTGGTACGGGGAGCCTCGGGGCTAGGGCGGGCCGCTCCGGGGCCGGGAGGCGGCGAACCACCCGGCCCCGGCCTACGTCAGCCGGTCGGCGTGGCCGACACCTCGGGGGAGAGTGCGGACTCCAGGCCGTCCGCGTTGACGGTGGCGACGGCGTAGTAGTACTTCGTGCCGCCGGTCAGCTCGCGGTCCAAGTACTCCGTGCTGCTTGTGGAGTGGGTGAACTCGGCGTTGTCCTTGGTGATGCCGGGACTCGTGGAGCGGTAGACGCGGTAGCCGGTAACCGGCGCCTCGTCGCCGCCGGACGGGACCCCGTACCAGTTGAGCCGCACGCTGCCCGCGCCCGGCGTGATCTCGTAGACCTGCGTGGCGCCCGGCGGACGCGGCTCCGAGTACGTCGGCTTGACCGACGCGGAGGCGGGCGAGGAGACGGAGTACGAGGACGTGGCGACGACGGCGTAGTAGTAGTCCCGCTCGCCCTCGTCCTCGCCCACCGTCGCGGAGTACTCGGTACTCGTCGTGGTGGCCACGCGGTTGGCCGGGTCGGTGATGTCCACCGGCGA from Streptomyces sp. BA2 encodes:
- a CDS encoding maleylpyruvate isomerase N-terminal domain-containing protein, with the protein product MRRQAEQDAATPGPVTPDDLDRVVQLALATLREAPPAAWDGKAGSLEWDCWETVEHLADDLFAYAAQLGPRQLPLEGEVPFIWESRRPGGPANAIHADRAAGPAGLLQVLEASGALLIAMVRTAPPEARSYHGYGISDPEGFAAMGAVEALVHAYDLAEGLGLEWAPPADVCARVLHRLFPDVPSGEEPWPTLLWATGRGELPGEARRTSWRWYGEPRG
- a CDS encoding AMP-dependent synthetase/ligase, which produces MPPITPQPALVEPHLRHLDGVVREVSVPPFASVVSSGSLADIPFDNAREAPTEAVLSRKGEGGRWRDVTAAEFAGEVLAVAKGLIAEGLAPGDRLAIMARTTYEWTLLDFAGWAAGLVTVPVYPTSSAYQTRWILQDSGAVALAVETSALAASLGPERDRMPDLAHLWTFEKGDVRRLAELGRKAGISDVEVEGRRAELGPDSVATLIYTSGTTGRPKGCVLTHGNFFAEVDNAIELLHPVFKSVSKEPASTLLFLPLSHVFGRMVAVGCLRARVRLGHAPSIQTEDLLGDLGGFKPTFLLAIPYVLEKVFNTGRATAEKMGRASSFDRAARIAVRYGEAVEAEQHGTGPGPAFGLRLARALYDPLVYRRIRAALGGKVRYAICGGSPLGRRLAAFYAGAGIEIFEGYGLTETTAAATVTPPLKPKLGTVGWPLPGTRVRIADDGEVLLAGGQVFGGYWDGQAGRAVPAKGEWFATGDIGALDADGYLSITGRKKDILITTGGKNVAPAPLEDWLRAHPLVGQCMVVGDDRPYITALLTLEADGIAHWCRMKKKVLTEHTGLAALVDDADLRETLQRAVDEANKLVSRAESIRRFAVLPVDFTEASGHLTPSLKLKRDAIERDFAEEIEGLYGHGR
- a CDS encoding alpha/beta hydrolase encodes the protein MGTGAWLPGTEAGLPGTDAGLPTESEAPESEAPQSDAAESAADAPSPTPSPNLSRYYTQKIKWGACEGDGAGLMSETDATAVPKDKSIQCGKITVPLDYAKPGRGTVKLAMIRIKSSGKPRGSLLLNFGGPGGAGVSGLLSSQKEFEYLGKGYDVVSFDPRGVGESSPVSCGDAGAEEPQMEGDSDDPGAVLDEMRKIAEACKKKSGPVLPYVGTVNVSRDLDVMRQVLGDKKLNYLGFSYGTRLGAVYAAQFPKNVGRMVLDGVDTLTEDVAEQALVSAEGRQTALDNFINWCTDNAGCVLGTDSRAARDNMAEVIKGLDRYPLQSSDGAEFTGQDVVDVLGQALYSRQSWPALSQALGALLADGDPRALLRMSGSLAHQNPGSGLAGVRGRAPEDVPADNMAAALMAVNCADDPDRPDAKSLEKEVGKLQAEFESTSAIFGQSMLMPVLFCYGRPAGTDYIRDDVRDVKSPDFLLVGTRGDPATPYRWTEETAKRLGSAAVVLDNKGDGHTGYAGSKCVREKVDGFLLYGEMPRNGSSCGADEED
- a CDS encoding acetyl-CoA C-acetyltransferase; translated protein: MKLPTTRRVAVIGGSRIPFARSDGPYATASNQEMLTAALDGLVERYGLEGEGAVGEFVAGAVLKHSRDFNLARETVLGSRLAATTPAYDIQQACGTGLQAVIAAANKITLGQTESAVAGGADTASDAPLGVNDSLRKILLSARRAKSAGERVKALARVRPSHLVPDIPRNAEPRTGLSMGEHAAVTAQAWGVTREAQDELAAASHQRLAAAYDRGFLDGLVVPFRGLERDQNLRPGSSVEKLGKLTPVFGVKGPAKGPAKVPNPTMTAGNSTPLTDGAAVALLASEEWAGARGLEPLAYLTAYETAAVDFVGGDVAGGEDGLLMAPAYAVPRMLERVGLGLADFDFVEIHEAFASQVLATLAAWEKRGLGVVDRERLNVAGSSLATGHPFAATGARIVATLAKLLAERGAPGRGLISICAAGGQGVTAILER